One window of the Paraburkholderia sp. PGU19 genome contains the following:
- a CDS encoding YadA-like family protein encodes MAVAISVGTMAAAPQAVRAASVTDYIAVSNNVMTGAPTTAANTLNTMAIGPSANAWGDNALAVGAGAGAARTGSTAIGSLSAALAVNSAVIGYGASTGFNADRAVSIGYMATADGSDALGLGSFSIATGQRSLAFGFNAFTSSNAADSLALGSNSLVLVDGAVALGANAKADRANTVSVGNATLQRQIVNVAAGTANTDAVNVGQLRDAVSTGLADAVTYDSSAHDSVTLGGVTASAPVRLANVANGAVDAASHDAINGSQLYGLSASVASALGGGASVSPDGTVVAPTYRVGGSVFRNVGDALGNLDTRVTTNTSAINDLNVALGNVINNGVEPHYFHANSTLADSLATGVESVAIGGGAQAAFSNSVALGSNAVADRANSVSVGSAGNERQITHVAAGTADTDAVNVAQLKQAGLVDGNGHVASAVVYDNAGGQVDYASVTLGQGVAGGTVIHNLANGVLAGDAINLSQLNHAMNRVINVQTASTPFVSANGDATTEAASATGTHATAVGAAAVANGDQATAIGGGAQSRAAAATAVGAQAVVNGANASAFGAGSQASASGSVALGAGSVADRANTVSVGQAGGERQIVNVAPGTHGTDAVNLNQLNAAVDQTYQSINDLDRSTRKGIASASALQIVTPYLPGRTTLNAGVAGYRGQAAFGLGVSRWNEKGTINLNAGVASSGSQHDCACGYRHRARQLTPVSWRGCPFLLHPCQTSRYDRSSSAHERQVQNA; translated from the coding sequence ATGGCCGTCGCGATCAGTGTGGGCACGATGGCAGCGGCGCCGCAGGCGGTGCGTGCTGCTTCCGTCACCGACTACATCGCGGTGAGCAACAACGTAATGACGGGCGCGCCCACCACGGCAGCGAACACCCTGAACACGATGGCCATCGGGCCGTCCGCGAATGCGTGGGGCGACAATGCGCTGGCCGTCGGAGCAGGGGCGGGCGCGGCGCGCACGGGATCGACTGCGATCGGCTCGCTGTCGGCTGCCTTGGCCGTGAACTCGGCGGTGATCGGTTATGGCGCGTCGACTGGTTTCAATGCGGACCGGGCGGTGTCAATCGGCTATATGGCGACGGCGGACGGCAGCGATGCACTCGGGCTCGGTTCGTTTTCAATCGCAACGGGGCAGCGCTCGCTCGCCTTTGGCTTTAACGCCTTCACCAGCTCGAACGCCGCAGACAGCCTGGCGCTGGGATCGAACAGCCTTGTCCTCGTAGACGGCGCTGTGGCGTTGGGCGCGAACGCGAAGGCCGACCGCGCGAACACGGTGTCGGTGGGCAATGCGACGCTGCAACGCCAGATCGTCAACGTCGCGGCAGGCACGGCCAACACGGATGCGGTCAACGTCGGTCAGTTGCGGGACGCGGTGTCGACAGGTTTGGCGGATGCCGTGACGTATGACTCGTCCGCGCATGACTCCGTCACGCTGGGCGGCGTGACAGCCAGTGCGCCCGTGCGGCTCGCCAACGTGGCCAACGGCGCAGTCGATGCTGCCAGCCACGACGCAATAAACGGCAGTCAACTGTATGGGCTGAGCGCAAGTGTCGCGTCGGCGCTAGGCGGCGGCGCGTCGGTGTCGCCTGATGGAACGGTCGTGGCGCCGACCTACCGCGTCGGCGGCAGCGTGTTTCGCAATGTCGGCGATGCACTCGGCAATCTCGATACCCGGGTCACGACCAACACCAGCGCGATCAACGACCTCAACGTCGCACTCGGCAATGTGATCAACAACGGCGTCGAGCCGCATTACTTCCACGCCAATTCGACACTTGCCGACTCGCTGGCAACAGGCGTGGAGTCCGTCGCGATCGGCGGCGGCGCGCAGGCCGCGTTCTCGAATTCGGTCGCACTCGGTTCGAACGCGGTGGCCGATCGCGCCAATTCGGTGTCGGTGGGATCGGCGGGTAACGAGCGGCAGATCACGCATGTCGCCGCGGGTACGGCCGACACCGACGCAGTCAACGTCGCACAGTTGAAGCAGGCGGGACTGGTTGACGGCAATGGCCATGTCGCGAGCGCGGTGGTCTATGACAACGCGGGCGGCCAGGTCGACTATGCGAGCGTGACCCTCGGGCAAGGCGTGGCGGGCGGCACTGTCATTCACAATCTGGCCAATGGCGTGCTTGCTGGCGACGCCATCAACCTCAGTCAGTTGAACCACGCGATGAACCGGGTCATCAACGTGCAGACGGCGTCCACGCCCTTCGTGAGCGCGAATGGAGACGCCACGACGGAAGCCGCGTCCGCGACAGGAACGCATGCTACGGCGGTAGGCGCAGCCGCGGTCGCGAATGGCGATCAGGCTACAGCGATCGGCGGCGGCGCGCAGTCCCGTGCTGCCGCAGCGACGGCCGTAGGCGCACAGGCCGTCGTCAATGGCGCAAACGCTTCGGCGTTCGGCGCGGGCAGCCAGGCCTCTGCGAGCGGTTCGGTTGCGCTCGGCGCGGGCTCGGTGGCGGATCGGGCGAATACCGTGTCGGTCGGTCAGGCAGGCGGCGAGCGGCAGATCGTCAACGTCGCGCCCGGCACGCATGGCACGGATGCCGTCAACCTGAACCAGTTGAATGCGGCTGTCGATCAGACATATCAGTCGATCAACGATCTCGACCGAAGCACGCGAAAGGGCATTGCGTCCGCTTCCGCCTTGCAGATCGTTACGCCGTATCTGCCCGGGCGCACGACGCTCAATGCCGGTGTCGCCGGCTATCGCGGCCAGGCGGCATTCGGGCTGGGCGTGTCGCGCTGGAACGAGAAGGGGACGATCAATCTCAATGCGGGCGTAGCGTCGTCGGGCAGTCAGCACGATTGTGCGTGCGGGTATCGGCATCGTGCTCGGCAACTGACTCCGGTGAGCTGGCGCGGGTGCCCGTTCCTTCTGCATCCGTGCCAGACGTCGCGTTACGACCGTTCATCAAGTGCGCATGAGCGGCAGGTTCAGAACGCGTAG
- the hydA gene encoding dihydropyrimidinase: MTTLIRGGTVIDSDRTHRADVLIADPQDGGTILQIERTIDPPAGVNIVDAHDQYVMPGGIDPHTHMELPFMGTTASDDFYTGTAAGLSGGTTSIIDFVIPSPKQPLMDAFKEWRGWAEKASADYGFHVAVTWWDDSVYRDMGTLVHEHGVSSFKHFMAYKNAIMADDEVLVNSFSRSLELGALPTVHAENGELVFQLQKQLLAKGFKGPEAHPLSRPPEVEGEAANRAIRIAQVLGVPVYIVHVSSKEAVEAISRARNEGQRVFGEVLPGHLVIDESVYRDPDWTRAAAHVMSPPFRTSEHREALWRGLQSGQLHTTATDHCVFCASQKAMGREDFTKIPNGCGGVEDRMSVLWHEGVNKGRITPNEFVRITSANAAQIFNLYPRKGAVQVGADADLVIWDPTATKTISVKTHHQKVDFNVFEGMTVQGVAMHTFTRGAHAWADGDLRAQRGAGQYLKRPPNAAYYDAVRVANKLKEPHPVER, translated from the coding sequence ATGACAACCCTGATTCGCGGCGGGACAGTAATCGATTCGGACCGCACGCACAGAGCCGATGTGCTGATCGCGGACCCGCAGGACGGCGGCACGATCCTGCAGATCGAACGCACGATCGATCCGCCCGCGGGCGTGAACATCGTCGATGCGCACGACCAGTACGTAATGCCGGGCGGCATCGATCCGCACACGCATATGGAACTGCCCTTCATGGGCACGACGGCCAGCGACGACTTCTATACGGGCACGGCGGCGGGCTTGTCGGGCGGCACGACGAGCATCATCGACTTCGTGATCCCGAGCCCGAAGCAGCCGCTGATGGACGCGTTCAAGGAGTGGCGCGGCTGGGCCGAGAAGGCATCCGCCGATTACGGCTTTCATGTGGCGGTGACATGGTGGGACGATTCCGTGTATCGCGACATGGGCACGCTCGTGCACGAGCATGGCGTATCGAGCTTCAAGCACTTCATGGCCTACAAGAACGCGATCATGGCCGACGACGAAGTGCTCGTGAACAGCTTCTCGCGTTCGCTCGAACTCGGTGCGCTGCCGACCGTGCACGCAGAGAACGGCGAACTCGTATTCCAGTTGCAGAAACAACTGCTCGCGAAGGGCTTCAAGGGACCGGAGGCGCATCCGCTCTCGCGTCCACCCGAAGTGGAAGGCGAGGCTGCGAATCGCGCGATCCGCATTGCGCAGGTGCTCGGCGTGCCCGTGTACATCGTGCACGTATCGTCGAAGGAAGCCGTCGAAGCGATTTCGCGCGCACGCAACGAAGGGCAACGCGTGTTCGGCGAAGTGCTGCCGGGGCATCTGGTCATCGATGAATCGGTGTATCGCGATCCCGACTGGACGCGCGCCGCCGCGCACGTGATGAGCCCGCCGTTCCGCACCAGCGAGCATCGCGAGGCTTTATGGCGCGGGCTGCAATCGGGCCAGTTGCACACCACGGCCACCGACCACTGCGTATTCTGCGCGTCGCAGAAGGCGATGGGCCGCGAGGACTTCACGAAGATTCCGAACGGCTGCGGCGGTGTCGAAGACCGGATGTCGGTGTTATGGCATGAGGGTGTGAACAAAGGGCGCATCACGCCAAACGAGTTCGTGCGGATCACGTCGGCGAACGCCGCACAGATCTTCAACCTGTATCCGCGCAAGGGCGCGGTGCAGGTCGGCGCGGATGCCGATCTCGTCATCTGGGACCCGACCGCGACGAAGACGATCTCGGTGAAGACGCATCATCAGAAGGTCGACTTCAACGTGTTCGAAGGGATGACGGTGCAGGGCGTCGCGATGCATACGTTCACGCGCGGTGCGCATGCGTGGGCCGATGGCGATCTGCGCGCGCAACGTGGCGCGGGGCAGTATCTCAAGCGTCCGCCGAACGCCGCCTATTACGACGCCGTGCGGGTCGCGAACAAGCTGAAGGAGCCGCATCCCGTCGAGCGCTAA
- a CDS encoding ABC transporter permease subunit (The N-terminal region of this protein, as described by TIGR01726, is a three transmembrane segment that identifies a subfamily of ABC transporter permease subunits, which specificities that include histidine, arginine, glutamine, glutamate, L-cystine (sic), the opines (in Agrobacterium) octopine and nopaline, etc.) codes for MPAWLHLMGDSLWPLLYAGLVFTVPLTLVSFAIGIALAFIVALVRLFGPGWSVAIVRFYVWLFRGSPLLVQLFVIFYGLPNVGIVLDPLTAAIIGFSLNVGAYNSEVIRGVIESIPKGQWEAAYSMGMTRGQALRRAILPQAARVALPPLSNSFIALVKDTSLAAVLTVPEIFQAAQRIASVTYEPLILYTEAALIYLVFSSVLSSAQVRLERRFGRHALFTSGN; via the coding sequence ATGCCTGCATGGTTGCACCTGATGGGTGACTCGCTGTGGCCGCTGCTGTATGCGGGCCTCGTGTTCACCGTGCCGTTGACCCTCGTGTCGTTTGCGATCGGCATCGCGCTCGCGTTCATCGTGGCGCTGGTCCGGCTGTTCGGGCCGGGCTGGTCGGTGGCGATCGTGCGCTTCTATGTGTGGCTGTTTCGTGGCTCGCCGCTGCTGGTCCAGCTGTTCGTCATCTTCTATGGCTTGCCGAATGTGGGGATCGTGCTAGATCCGCTGACGGCCGCCATCATCGGCTTCTCGCTGAACGTCGGCGCGTATAACTCGGAAGTGATACGCGGCGTGATCGAGTCGATCCCGAAAGGGCAGTGGGAAGCCGCGTACTCGATGGGCATGACGCGCGGCCAGGCGCTGCGCCGCGCGATCCTGCCGCAGGCGGCGCGCGTCGCGTTGCCGCCGCTGTCGAACTCGTTTATCGCGCTCGTGAAGGACACGTCGCTGGCCGCCGTGCTGACCGTGCCGGAAATTTTCCAGGCCGCGCAGCGTATCGCGTCGGTGACTTACGAGCCGCTCATTCTCTATACGGAAGCCGCGCTGATCTATCTGGTGTTCAGTTCGGTGCTGTCGTCCGCGCAGGTGCGCCTCGAACGCCGTTTCGGCCGTCACGCGCTTTTCACATCGGGTAACTGA
- a CDS encoding DUF2844 domain-containing protein — protein sequence MPFVRTHPATTIATSVVFALCANTFAAGDARAQLGGTMPASQVAGNMTQRVLPGTAVRVRSSVDAGGTTINEYATGDGLIFAYAWQGPTMPDLTRMLGRYAERYRAKAAEQFDATGHLHASRVEQADVIVESGGQMRSYVGRAWLPAALPADVSLADLR from the coding sequence ATGCCATTCGTCAGAACTCATCCGGCGACCACCATCGCCACATCCGTCGTGTTCGCGCTGTGCGCGAACACGTTCGCTGCCGGCGACGCGCGCGCCCAGCTTGGCGGCACGATGCCCGCGTCCCAGGTCGCCGGCAACATGACACAGCGTGTGTTGCCGGGTACCGCGGTGCGGGTACGTTCGAGCGTCGATGCAGGTGGCACGACCATCAACGAGTACGCAACGGGCGACGGTTTGATCTTCGCCTACGCGTGGCAAGGCCCGACCATGCCGGACCTCACCCGCATGCTAGGCCGGTATGCAGAGCGGTATCGCGCGAAGGCAGCGGAACAGTTCGACGCGACGGGACATCTCCATGCATCGCGCGTCGAGCAAGCGGACGTCATCGTTGAATCGGGTGGACAGATGCGCAGTTATGTCGGTCGGGCGTGGCTGCCGGCGGCCCTCCCGGCCGACGTTTCGCTCGCCGATCTGCGCTGA
- a CDS encoding amino acid ABC transporter substrate-binding protein, which yields MKSIRSLLLIGLLQVATATAAFAADDLAKIKSAGAFKVGTEGTYAPFTYHDASNQLTGFDVDIARAIAAKLGVKAEFIEGKWDGLIAGLDANRYDAVINEVAVTDARKQKYDFSDPYIVSHAALIVASNNTTIKNFDDLKGKKSANTLTSNFGKIAAAHGAEVIPVQGFNESIDLLTSGRVDATVNDSLSFLDFKKHKPDAKVKIAAIDTSSDSSDHSAVLIRKGNPELQAAINKALAEIKADGTYAKISEKYFGKDVSK from the coding sequence ATGAAGTCGATTCGATCCCTTCTGCTGATCGGCCTGTTGCAAGTCGCAACGGCGACGGCCGCATTCGCCGCTGACGACCTCGCGAAGATCAAGTCCGCCGGCGCCTTCAAGGTCGGTACGGAAGGCACCTATGCACCGTTCACGTACCACGATGCGTCGAACCAGCTGACGGGCTTCGACGTCGATATCGCCCGCGCGATCGCGGCGAAGCTGGGCGTGAAAGCGGAGTTCATCGAGGGCAAGTGGGACGGCCTGATCGCCGGTCTCGACGCGAACCGCTACGACGCGGTGATCAACGAAGTGGCCGTCACCGACGCGCGCAAACAGAAGTACGACTTCTCGGACCCGTACATCGTGTCGCACGCCGCGCTGATCGTGGCCTCGAACAACACCACGATCAAGAACTTCGACGACCTGAAGGGCAAGAAGTCGGCCAACACGCTGACCAGCAACTTCGGCAAGATCGCTGCCGCGCACGGCGCGGAAGTGATCCCCGTGCAGGGCTTCAACGAATCGATCGATCTGCTGACGTCGGGCCGCGTCGACGCGACGGTCAACGACTCGCTGTCGTTCCTCGACTTCAAGAAGCACAAGCCGGATGCGAAGGTGAAGATCGCCGCCATCGATACCTCGTCGGACAGTTCGGACCATTCGGCCGTGCTGATCCGCAAGGGCAATCCTGAACTGCAGGCCGCCATCAACAAGGCGCTGGCAGAGATCAAGGCGGACGGCACGTACGCGAAGATCTCCGAGAAGTACTTCGGCAAAGACGTTTCCAAGTAA
- the bamC gene encoding outer membrane protein assembly factor BamC — protein sequence MTELRLTKRFAALLMAGGLVAGCGTSSPNKIDYKSDSKSKEVSLAVPPNMLEETADQRSLPPQSGQTSLSTLQQVQSEAPTTAVVAPAVSGMHIQRDGTESWLVLDNQSPDKAWPQIRRFWQEQGFLLVVDQRDKGVMETDWNETHPSINDGLIRSTLSKAMGNSYVTAERNKYRTRLEAAPNGGTYVFISQKGLREALSGANNDTSKWEPKPNDPALETEYLKRLMATLAKNDTGTHTANAAADVSPAGSQTPPNAAVGSAKSAAAATAAQNVALAGQTPMRDPSAADTSAQFSSTELTLGEPYDRAWLRVGLALDRSNFTVDDRDLTRGIYFVRYVDPKDMTSAEQGFWSQVFHGRKEKVAKQYRVNVRAVTPNQTRVAVVDDKGDVDSSPQAKQIMSLMVDQLH from the coding sequence ATGACTGAACTTCGTCTTACCAAGCGGTTTGCAGCATTGCTGATGGCAGGCGGTCTGGTCGCCGGCTGCGGCACGTCGTCGCCGAACAAGATCGACTACAAGAGCGACTCGAAATCGAAGGAAGTGTCACTCGCTGTTCCGCCGAACATGCTCGAGGAAACCGCAGACCAGCGTTCGCTGCCGCCGCAAAGCGGTCAGACCTCGCTGTCCACGTTGCAGCAGGTGCAAAGCGAAGCGCCGACCACGGCAGTGGTCGCACCCGCAGTCAGCGGCATGCATATCCAGCGCGACGGCACGGAAAGCTGGCTCGTGCTCGACAACCAGAGCCCGGACAAGGCGTGGCCGCAAATCCGCCGTTTCTGGCAGGAACAGGGCTTTCTGCTCGTCGTCGACCAGCGCGACAAGGGCGTGATGGAGACGGACTGGAACGAAACGCATCCGTCCATCAACGACGGCCTGATCCGCAGTACGCTGTCGAAGGCGATGGGCAACTCGTACGTGACGGCCGAGCGCAACAAGTACCGCACGCGTCTGGAAGCGGCGCCGAACGGCGGCACCTATGTGTTCATCAGCCAGAAGGGTCTACGCGAAGCGCTCAGCGGCGCGAACAACGACACGAGCAAGTGGGAACCGAAGCCGAATGATCCCGCGCTCGAAACCGAATATCTGAAGCGCCTGATGGCGACGCTCGCCAAGAACGACACGGGCACACATACCGCCAACGCGGCGGCCGATGTCTCGCCGGCCGGCTCGCAAACGCCGCCCAACGCGGCGGTGGGCAGTGCGAAATCGGCGGCGGCCGCGACGGCTGCGCAGAACGTTGCGCTGGCCGGACAAACGCCCATGCGGGATCCTTCGGCGGCGGATACGTCGGCGCAGTTCTCGTCGACCGAGCTGACGCTTGGCGAGCCGTATGACCGCGCGTGGCTGCGTGTCGGTCTCGCGCTCGACCGCAGCAATTTCACCGTCGACGACCGCGATCTCACGCGCGGCATCTACTTTGTCCGCTATGTCGACCCGAAGGACATGACGTCGGCCGAGCAGGGCTTCTGGAGCCAGGTGTTCCACGGCCGCAAGGAAAAGGTCGCCAAGCAGTATCGCGTGAACGTGCGCGCGGTGACGCCGAACCAGACGCGTGTTGCCGTCGTCGACGACAAGGGCGACGTCGATTCGTCGCCGCAAGCGAAGCAGATCATGTCGCTGATGGTTGATCAGTTGCATTGA
- a CDS encoding amino acid ABC transporter ATP-binding protein codes for MIRLERIEKYFGDHRVLNSVDLALAQGNVTALIGPSGSGKSTLLRCVNLLEIPEAGSLELGDQRIQFSRTEKPSKEAVLAMRRRTGMVFQNFQLFPHRTVIENVMEGLLTVQKWDRERARARALELLEKVGIAHKADAWPVTLSGGQQQRVAIARALAPSPEVLLCDEPTSALDPGLAAEVVEVLRQLAKEGMTMLMATHDLRLAASIARNVVFLSNGSIVEQGHSRDIFTRPKQPETASFVSTLTQSLPDSWED; via the coding sequence ATGATCCGCCTCGAAAGAATCGAAAAGTATTTCGGCGATCATCGCGTGCTGAACAGCGTTGATCTCGCGCTCGCGCAAGGCAACGTGACGGCGCTGATCGGCCCGTCGGGCAGCGGTAAAAGCACGCTGCTGCGCTGCGTGAATCTGCTCGAAATTCCCGAAGCCGGCTCGCTCGAACTCGGCGACCAGCGCATCCAGTTTAGCCGCACGGAGAAGCCGTCGAAGGAAGCCGTGCTCGCGATGCGTCGCCGCACAGGGATGGTGTTCCAGAACTTTCAGCTGTTCCCGCATCGCACGGTGATCGAGAACGTGATGGAAGGGCTCCTCACCGTGCAGAAGTGGGACCGCGAACGCGCGCGGGCGCGCGCGCTCGAATTGCTGGAGAAGGTCGGCATCGCGCACAAGGCCGATGCGTGGCCCGTCACGCTGTCGGGCGGGCAGCAGCAGCGCGTCGCGATTGCGCGGGCGCTTGCGCCGTCGCCGGAAGTGCTGCTGTGCGACGAGCCGACTTCCGCGCTCGATCCAGGCCTTGCCGCCGAAGTGGTCGAAGTGCTGCGCCAGCTCGCGAAAGAAGGCATGACGATGCTGATGGCGACGCACGACCTGCGGCTCGCGGCCTCGATCGCGCGCAATGTCGTGTTTCTGAGCAACGGCTCGATCGTCGAGCAAGGCCATTCGCGCGACATCTTCACGCGGCCGAAGCAGCCGGAAACCGCGAGCTTCGTGTCGACGCTCACGCAGAGTCTGCCGGATAGCTGGGAAGACTGA
- a CDS encoding DMT family transporter, which yields MRTHRDSTARDTLTMNPVNIIQLLILAALWGASFLFIRVGVSDFGVAPLMALRVGIGALFLLVVLVARRPLRESAATLRTRALPLLIVGILNSAAPFCLFAYAEITLSAGVTSVINATTPLWGAVVAFVWLKDRLSVLRTIGLAIGFAGVLMLVWDQIATPNGTNISPATTALAAAAALGATLLYGIAASYTKKHLTGVDALTVATGTMIGATIVLVPLAVSSWPAVAPSLNAWGSVIALGVACTGIAYMLFFHLIAVAGPARAITVTFVIPIFGILWGALFLGEHVSMGMIEGCAVILIGTALATGVVKRIPGFGGQRASERC from the coding sequence ATGCGTACGCATCGCGACTCAACTGCGCGCGATACCCTCACGATGAATCCAGTCAACATCATCCAGCTTCTCATCCTCGCCGCGCTTTGGGGCGCGTCGTTCCTGTTCATCCGCGTTGGCGTGAGCGACTTCGGAGTCGCGCCGCTGATGGCGCTGCGCGTCGGCATCGGCGCGCTGTTTCTGCTGGTCGTGCTCGTTGCGCGGCGTCCGTTGCGCGAGTCGGCGGCAACGTTGCGCACGCGCGCGCTGCCGTTGCTCATCGTCGGCATTCTCAATTCGGCCGCGCCGTTCTGTCTGTTCGCGTATGCGGAGATCACGCTGTCGGCGGGCGTCACCTCGGTGATCAACGCCACGACGCCGCTGTGGGGTGCCGTCGTCGCCTTCGTCTGGCTCAAGGACCGTCTGAGCGTGCTGCGCACTATCGGGCTCGCGATCGGCTTCGCCGGTGTGCTGATGCTCGTCTGGGATCAGATCGCCACGCCGAACGGCACCAACATCTCGCCCGCGACGACGGCGCTCGCGGCCGCCGCCGCGCTCGGCGCCACGCTCCTGTATGGCATCGCCGCCAGCTACACAAAAAAGCATCTGACGGGCGTCGACGCGCTGACGGTCGCGACGGGCACGATGATCGGCGCGACGATCGTGCTGGTGCCGCTCGCCGTGTCGTCATGGCCCGCGGTTGCGCCGTCCTTGAACGCATGGGGCTCGGTGATCGCACTGGGCGTTGCGTGCACGGGCATCGCCTACATGCTGTTCTTCCATCTGATCGCCGTCGCCGGTCCCGCGCGTGCGATCACCGTGACGTTCGTGATCCCCATCTTCGGCATCCTGTGGGGTGCGCTGTTTCTCGGCGAACACGTGTCGATGGGCATGATCGAGGGCTGCGCGGTGATTCTCATCGGCACCGCGCTCGCAACGGGCGTAGTCAAGCGCATTCCGGGCTTCGGCGGACAGCGCGCGAGCGAGCGCTGCTAA
- a CDS encoding glycine zipper 2TM domain-containing protein has protein sequence MKTFHRIGALATVVAVVVSLSACDGMTTRQRDTAIGAGVGGAAGAVIGGNALSTLGGAAVGGVIGNQVGK, from the coding sequence ATGAAAACCTTCCATCGAATCGGTGCGCTGGCTACCGTCGTGGCCGTCGTGGTCAGTCTGTCCGCATGCGACGGCATGACCACGCGGCAACGCGATACGGCCATCGGCGCGGGTGTCGGCGGCGCAGCGGGCGCGGTGATCGGCGGCAACGCGCTGTCGACGCTGGGTGGCGCGGCCGTCGGCGGCGTGATCGGCAACCAGGTCGGCAAGTGA
- a CDS encoding L-lactate permease: MFHQFLTPIGNSLLPSFLVAALPILVVLVLLGWARRPAWQASLAGLVVGLLIAIVGWHFPVGLALDSVAAGAVFACWPVMWIVVTAILLYNIAQYSGRFAAFRMWMIDNLPNDRRIVLVVIGFSFGALFEGISGFGTPIAITSSLLILLGFPPLEALTFTLIFNTAPVAFGALGVPITVLGAVTHLPVDSLAKMVGRQLPFFALLLPFYVIGVYAGFRNMLRVWPVLLVSGGSFALTQFVTSNFINYSLTDVLSSLVSLILTIAFLRVWRPAADPAFAINVDRVNETRGKITGAQGWYPWLIVSAVVIIWTIAKIFMIGDVKVPWPGLDKAVFITLYNAPYGAIWDFQPLATGTAILVAAIITAFVVKLKPGDFGRAIVDTWVQTRIAILTVATIVGLAYLMNYSGMNYTLGLGVASVGAFFPLVSAFLGWVAVFLSGSDTSGNALFGNLQVVAANQLNLNPVLMAATNSSGGVMGKMISPQNISTGVATTDLKGKEGYVFAKTFKHSILLTVLLGILVWLQQNVLQWMIPH, translated from the coding sequence ATGTTCCACCAGTTTCTGACTCCCATCGGCAACTCGCTGTTGCCATCGTTCCTCGTTGCCGCATTGCCCATTCTCGTCGTGCTCGTGCTGCTCGGCTGGGCGCGTCGCCCGGCGTGGCAGGCGTCGCTGGCCGGTCTTGTAGTCGGCCTGCTGATTGCGATCGTCGGCTGGCACTTTCCTGTTGGCCTCGCGCTCGATTCTGTCGCGGCAGGTGCCGTGTTCGCCTGCTGGCCTGTGATGTGGATCGTCGTCACGGCGATCCTGCTCTACAACATCGCGCAGTACTCGGGCCGTTTCGCCGCGTTCCGCATGTGGATGATCGACAATCTGCCGAACGACCGGCGCATCGTGCTGGTCGTGATCGGCTTTTCGTTCGGCGCGCTGTTCGAAGGCATCTCGGGCTTCGGCACGCCGATCGCGATCACCAGTTCGCTGCTGATCCTGCTCGGATTCCCGCCGCTCGAAGCGCTGACTTTCACGCTGATCTTCAACACGGCGCCCGTCGCGTTCGGCGCGCTAGGCGTGCCGATCACGGTGCTCGGCGCCGTCACCCACCTGCCCGTCGATTCCCTCGCCAAAATGGTCGGCCGCCAGTTGCCGTTCTTCGCGCTGCTGCTGCCGTTCTACGTGATCGGCGTGTACGCGGGCTTTCGCAACATGCTGCGCGTGTGGCCCGTGCTGCTGGTGTCGGGCGGCAGCTTCGCGCTGACGCAGTTCGTCACGTCGAACTTCATCAACTACAGCCTGACTGACGTGCTGTCTTCACTGGTTTCACTGATTCTGACAATTGCCTTTCTGCGCGTCTGGCGCCCCGCCGCCGATCCCGCATTCGCCATCAACGTCGATCGCGTGAACGAGACGCGCGGCAAGATCACGGGCGCGCAGGGCTGGTATCCGTGGCTGATCGTGTCGGCCGTCGTGATCATCTGGACGATCGCGAAGATCTTTATGATCGGCGACGTGAAAGTGCCGTGGCCGGGTCTCGACAAAGCCGTCTTCATCACGCTGTACAACGCGCCGTATGGCGCGATCTGGGACTTCCAGCCGCTCGCGACTGGCACCGCGATTCTCGTCGCGGCGATCATCACGGCGTTCGTCGTGAAGCTGAAACCCGGTGACTTCGGCCGGGCGATCGTCGATACGTGGGTGCAGACGCGTATCGCCATCCTGACGGTGGCGACCATCGTCGGCCTTGCGTACCTGATGAACTACTCGGGCATGAACTACACGCTGGGTCTCGGCGTGGCGTCCGTGGGCGCGTTCTTCCCGCTGGTGTCGGCGTTCCTCGGCTGGGTCGCCGTGTTCCTGTCGGGGAGCGACACGTCGGGCAACGCGCTGTTCGGCAACCTGCAGGTGGTCGCGGCGAACCAGCTGAACCTGAACCCGGTGCTGATGGCCGCGACCAACTCGTCGGGCGGCGTGATGGGCAAGATGATCTCGCCGCAGAACATTTCCACAGGCGTCGCGACGACCGACCTCAAAGGCAAGGAAGGCTACGTGTTCGCGAAGACCTTCAAGCATTCGATCCTGTTGACCGTCCTGCTCGGCATTCTCGTGTGGCTGCAGCAGAACGTGCTGCAATGGATGATTCCGCATTGA